Proteins encoded together in one Schistocerca americana isolate TAMUIC-IGC-003095 chromosome 8, iqSchAmer2.1, whole genome shotgun sequence window:
- the LOC124545871 gene encoding repetin-like: MYNTDKITHSGDFGNTDKITHSGDFGNTDKITHSGDFGNTDKITHSGDFGNTDKITHSGDFGNTDKITHSGDFGNTDKITHSGDFGNTDKITHSGDFGNTDKITHSGDFGNTDKITHSGDFGNTDKITHSGDFGNTDKITHSGDFGNTDKITHSGDFGNTDKITHSGDFGNTDKITHSGDFGNTDKITHSGDFGNTDKITHSGDFGNTDKITHSGDFGNTDKITHSGDFGVR, from the exons atgtat aatacagataaaattacacattctggtgactttgga aatacagataaaattacacattctggtgactttgga aatacagataaaattacacattctggtgactttgga aatacagataaaattacacattctggtgactttgga aatacagataaaattacacattctggtgactttgga aatacagataaaattacacattctggtgactttgga aatacagataaaattacacattctggtgactttgga aatacagataaaattacacattctggtgactttgga aatacagataaaattacacattctggtgactttgga aatacagataaaattacacattctggtgactttgga aatacagataaaattacacattctggtgactttgga aatacagataaaattacacattctggtgactttgga aatacagataaaattacacattctggtgactttgga aatacagataaaattacacattctggtgactttgga aatacagataaaattacacattctggtgactttgga aatacagataaaattacacattctggtgactttgga aatacagataaaattacacattctggtgactttgga aatacagataaaattacacattctggtgactttgga aatacagataaaattacacattctggtgactttggagtgcgctaa